In Halothermothrix orenii H 168, the sequence AATAACCGGGATAGGGCTTTTTAATTATTATATTTACTTATTCTCTTCCCCATTTATATAACTTGCCAGATCAGAAATTGTTTTTATACCAAGCTTTTCAGCCTTTTTCCTGGTCATCAGCAAAGTATAGGTATTATTGGCAGGGGCGTAATCTAACCAGATAATGTTATTAGCCTCAGCATCCCATTTCTTAACCTTCTGGTATGCTTCGTCGGACTGGGTAATCTCGTCTTCTTTCATTACGGTCATTAAAACAGTCCCGGTATATTCCCAGCAGGCATCAATCTGACCTGATTCCAGAGCCTTACGGAGGGCCGGAGTGCCTCCCAGGCTTGTCCTATCCTCAACAGGATAACCATGGGCTTTTAGGAGATCAATTAACATGTGACCTAAAATAAGCTGCTCGGTAAATATCTTGGAAGCTACTGTTATGGCAGGCCCCTGTTTGAGCTCTGGTTCATCGGGAAGAAGTCCCTTCTCTTTAAGGAATTTTTGTGCAACCTCTTCGGGGTCTTTACCGTCAACATCTACTTCTTTGTTTAAGTTAGTCAGGGTTTTTTGGTCCAGAACAGGTGGAAGTTTATTAATTACATCAGCCAGTTCAGGGTATTCATCCAGAATTTCCTTTCTGATTGTCGGAGCTGGATTATAGACCGGAAAATAGTTTTTATCATCTTCCAGTGAGACAAGGTCAAAAGCAGCAATCCGCCCATCTGTGGCAAAACCCATGGCTACATCTAGTTTGTTATTCCTTAAAGCATCATATGTTAACCCTGTTTTCATGGTTGTTAAGGCATCCCGGTCAAATTTAAATCCATAGGCTTTTTCCAGTCCAGGAATACCATCATCTCTATTTAAAAATTCAACATTGGTCCCCATTTTAATAACAGCCTGTCCTTCTTCCTGCTTATCACCACATCCAGCCAGAAGAACTATTCCCAGTAACAACACAGCTAAAACTAAAATAAACCTTCTTTTTACCATTTTCTCTAATCCCTCCTTGATTATTGTGATTCTCTCTTTTATGCTACTCCTGCACCGGGTTAATATCTACTTACTATATAGCCGGGGAGTTGACATCTTTTTCTCCAACACATCAAAAAATCTATCTAAAATAATGGCAATTATAGCAGCTAGAAGTGAGCCTATTAGTATCTTTACAGGATTAAACATGGCCAGTCCGGTAAAAACCATCCGGCCCAGACCCCCACCCCCTATTAAATCTGAAATAATTGCTGTTCCCACTGTAACCACTGCAGATGTCTGGACACCAGCTATAATAACCGGTAAAGCCAGGGGAAGTTCAATCTTAAAAAGAACCTGTAAAGGGGGCATTCCCATCCCCCGGGCCGCTTCCAAAATAGAATCATCTACCTCATTGAGAGCAGTATATACATTACGAACAATGGGAATCATTGAATACAGAACAAGGGCACAAACGGCACTCCTCCGGCTTAAGCCAAACCCTGGAATAGTCATTAAAATCCCATAGAGAGAAATACTGGGGACAGCCATAATCAAACTACCGACACCGAGAATACCACGGGCCAGATTTTTTTTATTTCTGATAATAACCCCTACCGACACCCAGAGTAATAAGGAAAAAAACATAGCAATACTGATAAGGGCCAGGTGGGATACAGTAAACCTATAGATTTTATCTATATGGTCAATAAAGTATACAATAATACTCATATTACCACCTTCCCATTTATATATTAACTGACACTAAATCATTTTCCTGATAGGAATTGCTGACATAAGACCTAATATCTTTTAAAGTAACAGTTCCGACCAGTTCCCGCTCATCATTTACAACCGGGACTACAGCCACATCATTTTCGATCATTTTAGCCAGGGCATCCTTTAAAGTTGCCTCTATTTCGACAACCGGGGTCGGTTTCAAAAATTTATACCAGTCGGAATCCTGATGTTTTTTCAATCTATTGCTGCTTATATAACCGGCCAGGTGTTCATCTTCACCGGTGACCATGATATAATCCTGATCCAGGTTATTAATCTCCTTTAAAACATCCTCAGCCCGGGAAACACTCTCTACGGTAGGAACACCGGTATTCATTATTTTGTCAACATGTATTAAATTAAGGACCTTAAGGCCCCTGTCAGAACCAACAAAGTCTTCGACAAATTCATTCCCGGGGTTGAATAAAATGTTGGCCGGGGTGTCAAACTGAACAAGTTCACCCTGATTCATAATAGCTATTTTATCTCCCATTTTAATGGCCTCATCTATATCATGAGTAACAAAAACTATGGTCTTTTTTATCTTGCGCTGCAGTTTTAAAAACTCGTTCTGAAGCTGGGTCCGGGTTATGGGATCAACTGCTCCAAAGGGCTCGTCCATTAACATAATAGGTGGGTCTATCGCCATAGCCCGGGCTACCCCGACCCTCTGCCGTTGTCCACCGGATAACTCCATGGGATATTTATAACGGTTTTCTTCCGGATCGAGTTCCACCATCTCTAAAAGCTCATCAACTCTTTTCCGGATCCGGCCTTCATCCCAGTCCCGGAGTCTTGGTACAGTAGCAATATTTTCATAAACTGTCATGTGAGGAAAGAGGCCAATCTGCTGGATGACATAACCAATATTTTGCCTTAATTCATTGGGGTCTTCTTTCATGGCGTCTTTCCCGTTTATATATATTTTTCCTGAAGAAGGTTCAATAAGACGATTAATAATTTTTAGAGTAGTAGTTTTACCACATCCTGAGGGACCAACCAGAATACATATTTCCCCTTCCTCAATATGTAAATTCAATTCCTTAACAGCAGGTCTGTCCATATTGGGATAAACTTTACTTATACCTTCCAGTCTAATCATACTCTATTTCCCTCCTTATTTAGTTTTAAAATCTTTTGTATTTCTTTAAAAGACTACTATAAAAAGCTATTTAAATTTAAAGGGCAATAAAAAATCCCTCAAGACCAGCCGGAGGCCGGTCCGGGGATTCTATATGGCATTATAAGAAAGCAAAATGAGAAATTATAGAAAGCAAAAAATTCTCCTATTATAGTATAACAAAATAGTCAGTTAAAGTCAAATTTTTTAATCAGGCCGATTTTGTGTTTATTTTTTTCATTGCTTCCATTGTTCTCGTTTTAACTTCATCCGGGTTATTGATCCATTTTACCAGATCTCTATCAATAACTTCATTTAAAAAGCTAACCCATTCTTTATGTAGATTGTTATTTATTGTGCTCTTATCAAGTCTTGAATCCTCTATTATTTCCCATGGAGAACGCCTTTTATATCTTAATAAACCTTCTTTATAGGCCTTGAAATGAGCCCACAGGATAGATAGTATTAATTTATTGGGTTCACGGGCCCCTTCTTTTTGTCCGGTGGGTTTAACATTTATTGAAATATTATCAGGGGTTATTGCTTCAGGGGAATCTTTGGAGAGTATAA encodes:
- a CDS encoding ABC transporter permease, which translates into the protein MSIIVYFIDHIDKIYRFTVSHLALISIAMFFSLLLWVSVGVIIRNKKNLARGILGVGSLIMAVPSISLYGILMTIPGFGLSRRSAVCALVLYSMIPIVRNVYTALNEVDDSILEAARGMGMPPLQVLFKIELPLALPVIIAGVQTSAVVTVGTAIISDLIGGGGLGRMVFTGLAMFNPVKILIGSLLAAIIAIILDRFFDVLEKKMSTPRLYSK
- a CDS encoding betaine/proline/choline family ABC transporter ATP-binding protein (Members of the family are the ATP-binding subunit of ABC transporters for substrates such as betaine, L-proline or other amino acids, choline, carnitine, etc. The substrate specificity is best determined from the substrate-binding subunit, rather than this subunit, as it interacts with the permease subunit and not with substrate directly.): MIRLEGISKVYPNMDRPAVKELNLHIEEGEICILVGPSGCGKTTTLKIINRLIEPSSGKIYINGKDAMKEDPNELRQNIGYVIQQIGLFPHMTVYENIATVPRLRDWDEGRIRKRVDELLEMVELDPEENRYKYPMELSGGQRQRVGVARAMAIDPPIMLMDEPFGAVDPITRTQLQNEFLKLQRKIKKTIVFVTHDIDEAIKMGDKIAIMNQGELVQFDTPANILFNPGNEFVEDFVGSDRGLKVLNLIHVDKIMNTGVPTVESVSRAEDVLKEINNLDQDYIMVTGEDEHLAGYISSNRLKKHQDSDWYKFLKPTPVVEIEATLKDALAKMIENDVAVVPVVNDERELVGTVTLKDIRSYVSNSYQENDLVSVNI
- a CDS encoding glycine betaine ABC transporter substrate-binding protein; translated protein: MVKRRFILVLAVLLLGIVLLAGCGDKQEEGQAVIKMGTNVEFLNRDDGIPGLEKAYGFKFDRDALTTMKTGLTYDALRNNKLDVAMGFATDGRIAAFDLVSLEDDKNYFPVYNPAPTIRKEILDEYPELADVINKLPPVLDQKTLTNLNKEVDVDGKDPEEVAQKFLKEKGLLPDEPELKQGPAITVASKIFTEQLILGHMLIDLLKAHGYPVEDRTSLGGTPALRKALESGQIDACWEYTGTVLMTVMKEDEITQSDEAYQKVKKWDAEANNIIWLDYAPANNTYTLLMTRKKAEKLGIKTISDLASYINGEENK